In a genomic window of Streptococcus oralis:
- a CDS encoding amino acid ABC transporter substrate-binding protein has product MKRKKIALVLALFFSFFLTACTQKASDPNQDNWAKYQKQGSITIGFDNTFVPMGFEEKNGQYAGFDIDLAQAVSEKLGIQIKFQPIDWDMKETELQNGTIDAIWNGYTATDERKEKVAFTIPYMENQQVLVSKKSQNIHSIQDMTDKVLGAQAGSSGYLNFERQPELLKNRVKDQKANQYQSFNEALIDLKNDRIDALLIDRVYANYYLQSEGILNDYNVFSAGFESEAFAVGVRPADKTLLAALNQAFISLYQEGKFQEISQRWFGEDVATSQVKNQE; this is encoded by the coding sequence ATGAAGAGAAAGAAAATTGCCCTTGTACTTGCTCTGTTCTTTAGCTTCTTCCTGACGGCTTGTACTCAGAAGGCAAGTGATCCAAATCAGGATAATTGGGCCAAATATCAAAAGCAGGGAAGCATTACCATTGGCTTTGACAATACCTTTGTTCCCATGGGATTTGAGGAAAAGAATGGCCAGTATGCAGGTTTTGATATTGACTTAGCTCAAGCTGTTTCTGAAAAGCTAGGAATTCAGATTAAATTTCAACCCATCGACTGGGATATGAAAGAAACCGAACTACAAAACGGTACTATTGATGCTATCTGGAATGGCTATACAGCTACAGATGAACGGAAAGAGAAGGTTGCTTTTACCATACCTTATATGGAAAATCAGCAAGTTTTAGTTTCTAAGAAATCTCAGAACATCCACTCAATTCAGGATATGACTGATAAAGTTCTAGGGGCCCAGGCAGGATCTTCTGGCTATTTGAATTTTGAACGACAACCAGAACTACTCAAGAATCGAGTGAAAGACCAGAAAGCCAATCAATACCAAAGTTTCAATGAAGCCTTGATTGATTTAAAAAATGATCGGATTGATGCCCTGTTGATTGACCGAGTATATGCCAATTACTACCTCCAGTCTGAAGGGATTTTAAATGACTACAATGTCTTTTCAGCTGGCTTTGAAAGTGAAGCTTTTGCAGTGGGTGTGAGACCTGCTGATAAAACTTTGCTAGCTGCATTGAACCAAGCCTTTATCTCACTATACCAAGAAGGAAAATTCCAGGAAATCAGCCAGAGATGGTTTGGGGAAGATGTAGCCACCAGTCAAGTTAAAAATCAAGAATAA
- the lysS gene encoding lysine--tRNA ligase: MSTEHMEELNDQQIVRREKMAALREQGIDPFGKRFERTANSQELKDKFAELDKEQLHELNETATIAGRLVTKRGKGKVGFAHLQDREGQIQIYVRKDEVGEENYEIFKKADLGDFLGVEGEVMRTDMGELSIKATHITHLSKALRPLPEKFHGLTDVETIYRKRYLDLISNRESFERFVTRSKIISEIRRFLDQKGFLEVETPVLHNEAGGAAARPFITHHNAQNIDMVLRIATELHLKRLIVGGMERVYEIGRIFRNEGMDATHNPEFTSIEVYQAYADFQDIMDLTEGIIQHAAKAVKGDGPVNYQGTEIKINEPFKRVHMVDAIKEITGVDFWQDMTFEEAKAIAAEKKVPVEKHYTEVGHIINAFFEEFVEETLIQPTFVYGHPVAVSPLAKKNPEDERFTDRFELFIMTKEYGNAFTELNDPIDQLSRFEAQAKAKELGDDEATGIDYDYIEALEYGMPPTGGLGIGIDRLCMLLTDTTTIRDVLLFPTMK, from the coding sequence ATGTCTACAGAACATATGGAAGAACTAAATGACCAGCAGATCGTTCGCCGTGAAAAAATGGCTGCGCTCCGTGAACAAGGAATCGATCCCTTCGGAAAACGTTTTGAACGTACTGCTAACTCACAAGAGCTAAAAGACAAATTTGCAGAACTTGATAAAGAACAATTACATGAATTAAATGAAACTGCTACTATCGCTGGACGCTTAGTAACCAAACGTGGAAAAGGGAAAGTTGGCTTTGCCCATCTTCAAGACCGAGAAGGTCAAATCCAGATCTACGTTCGTAAAGACGAAGTCGGTGAAGAAAACTACGAAATCTTCAAAAAAGCAGACCTGGGTGACTTCCTTGGTGTCGAAGGTGAAGTGATGCGTACAGATATGGGAGAACTTTCTATCAAGGCAACTCACATCACTCACTTGTCTAAAGCACTTCGCCCGCTTCCAGAGAAATTCCACGGTTTGACAGACGTTGAAACAATTTACCGTAAACGTTACCTTGACTTGATTTCGAACCGTGAAAGCTTTGAGCGCTTTGTCACTCGTTCAAAAATCATCTCTGAAATCCGTCGTTTTCTTGATCAAAAAGGTTTCCTTGAAGTAGAAACACCTGTTCTTCATAATGAAGCTGGTGGTGCTGCTGCTCGTCCATTTATCACTCACCACAATGCCCAAAACATTGACATGGTGCTTCGTATCGCGACTGAGCTTCACTTAAAACGTCTTATCGTTGGTGGTATGGAACGTGTCTATGAAATTGGTCGTATCTTCCGTAACGAAGGTATGGATGCTACTCATAACCCTGAATTCACTTCAATCGAGGTTTACCAAGCTTATGCAGATTTCCAAGATATCATGGACTTGACGGAAGGTATTATCCAACACGCTGCTAAGGCAGTTAAGGGTGATGGTCCAGTTAACTACCAGGGTACTGAAATTAAGATCAACGAACCATTTAAACGTGTTCACATGGTGGATGCTATCAAAGAAATTACTGGTGTAGATTTCTGGCAAGACATGACTTTCGAGGAAGCTAAAGCTATCGCTGCTGAGAAGAAAGTTCCAGTTGAGAAACACTACACTGAAGTTGGTCACATCATCAATGCCTTCTTTGAAGAATTTGTTGAAGAAACCTTAATCCAACCAACTTTTGTCTACGGACATCCAGTAGCTGTGTCTCCACTCGCTAAGAAAAATCCTGAAGACGAACGCTTTACTGACCGTTTCGAGCTCTTTATCATGACTAAGGAATACGGTAATGCCTTTACTGAGTTAAACGACCCAATCGACCAACTTAGTCGCTTTGAAGCCCAAGCCAAAGCTAAAGAACTTGGTGACGATGAAGCAACAGGTATCGATTACGACTACATTGAAGCTCTTGAATACGGTATGCCACCAACAGGTGGGTTGGGTATCGGTATCGACCGTCTCTGCATGCTCCTCACTGATACAACTACTATCCGTGATGTATTGCTCTTCCCAACAATGAAATAA
- a CDS encoding amino acid ABC transporter permease — translation MSYMFEILPSLLNGASMTLQVFALVLIFSIPLGIVVAFALQVRWKPLHYLIDLYIWVMRGTPLLLQLIFIYYVLPSIGIRLDRLPAAVIAFVLNYAAYFAEIFRGGIETIPKGQYEAAKVLKFSPFDTVRYIILPQVTKIVLPSVFNEIMSLVKDTSLVYALGISDLILASRTAANRDASLVPMFLAGAIYLIMIGLVTIVAKKLEKKYSYYR, via the coding sequence ATGTCTTATATGTTTGAGATATTACCAAGTTTATTGAACGGTGCAAGTATGACACTTCAAGTCTTTGCTCTGGTCTTGATCTTTTCAATTCCTTTAGGTATTGTCGTTGCTTTTGCTTTACAAGTCCGCTGGAAACCCCTCCATTATCTGATTGACCTTTATATTTGGGTGATGCGAGGGACTCCCTTGCTCTTGCAATTAATCTTTATTTACTATGTTCTTCCTAGCATTGGGATACGTTTAGATCGTTTGCCTGCTGCTGTGATCGCTTTTGTATTGAACTATGCAGCCTACTTTGCTGAAATATTTCGTGGTGGGATTGAAACCATTCCTAAAGGTCAATATGAGGCTGCTAAGGTCTTGAAGTTTAGTCCTTTTGACACAGTGCGATATATCATTCTTCCTCAGGTTACAAAGATTGTCTTACCGAGCGTCTTTAATGAAATCATGAGTTTGGTCAAGGATACTTCATTGGTTTATGCCCTTGGGATTTCAGATTTGATTTTGGCAAGTCGGACAGCAGCCAATCGAGATGCTAGTCTTGTTCCTATGTTTTTAGCTGGAGCGATTTATTTGATTATGATTGGTCTTGTAACCATTGTAGCGAAAAAACTTGAGAAGAAGTACAGTTATTACAGATAG
- a CDS encoding amino acid ABC transporter ATP-binding protein produces the protein MLELRNINKAFGGKQILTNFSLSIPEKQILAIVGPSGGGKTTLLRMLAGLETIDSGEIYYNGESLAIDELEKRNLLGFVFQDFQLFPHLSVLDNLTLSPIKTISMEKEVAEKKARGLLEQLGLAGHADAFPFSLSGGQKQRVALARAMMINPEIIGYDEPTSALDPELRLEVEKLILQNKERGITQIVVTHDLQFAENIADQILKVDPKWE, from the coding sequence ATGTTAGAATTACGAAACATTAACAAGGCCTTTGGTGGCAAACAAATCTTAACCAATTTCAGCCTATCAATTCCTGAAAAGCAAATCCTTGCAATCGTAGGTCCATCAGGAGGCGGAAAGACAACCCTATTACGTATGCTAGCTGGACTGGAAACCATCGATTCAGGGGAAATTTACTATAACGGTGAATCGCTAGCTATAGACGAACTAGAAAAGCGCAATCTTCTGGGATTTGTTTTCCAAGATTTTCAACTCTTTCCGCATTTGTCAGTTCTAGATAACTTAACTCTGTCGCCCATAAAAACAATAAGCATGGAGAAGGAAGTTGCTGAGAAGAAGGCGCGTGGTTTGTTAGAACAACTTGGGTTAGCTGGGCATGCAGATGCCTTTCCATTCTCACTTTCAGGTGGGCAAAAACAACGGGTGGCCTTAGCACGCGCTATGATGATAAACCCAGAAATTATTGGATATGATGAGCCTACATCAGCCTTAGATCCAGAATTGCGATTAGAAGTAGAAAAACTTATCCTTCAAAATAAAGAGCGTGGGATAACTCAGATTGTTGTGACCCACGATCTTCAGTTTGCGGAAAACATTGCTGATCAGATCCTTAAGGTTGATCCAAAGTGGGAGTAG
- a CDS encoding Spy0128 family protein produces MKKINKKLSHAFMALLLVASVFIPVLRTSNVVKAAELPSSSYTLTTVPTINNNKLVDGAEYGEGKFYLQTTYKFDNSTTLKNGDFMVYKVPNEFKIESDSTTEIFGNDGVTKVAELTTNKSANTATVTVSNEDYFANLPEEKQISALFTVVWADNVELNKSYPINIPGAGVYNLTRIVPDEDSTGFTKWGVQDTNDPNYINWYIRVNKYANPYEGVSIQDTIPEGQVLASEITGYYFTEWGKDEHHPLLNPSHIVVQDSNRFTITPNGNGDLTNQGLYVVYKTRITAPVDNTTKKAFNNVKITTSTENFDVEGFAPLTTTEGISSGSRSTEVSFEVSKQLKGKDLAAEEFSFQLLDPNGSVVETVKNDKDGKVKFKAVKFSTVGTYQYQIKEVNDQKPGFAYDDKTINAEVTVTDVYGEKFASVKYDNKVFVNSYSVKSATTSITAKKVLNGKPLEADKYEFELKEGDKLVATAKNAADGTVAFPAIEYTATGTHTYTITEKDGGEAGVTYDKNAYTVTVKVADNGQGQLVATVTGNNPTITNTYATETPGSSDNKPKQPEENKELPNTGTSEMTILLTVVGVVLAFGSILLFRFKKVK; encoded by the coding sequence GTGAAAAAGATTAATAAAAAACTTTCTCATGCATTCATGGCGCTATTGTTAGTAGCTTCAGTATTTATCCCAGTACTAAGAACTAGCAATGTGGTTAAAGCTGCTGAACTACCATCTAGTAGCTATACGCTAACGACAGTACCGACAATTAACAATAATAAGTTAGTTGACGGTGCAGAGTATGGTGAAGGGAAATTTTACCTTCAAACCACTTACAAATTCGACAACTCAACAACGTTGAAGAATGGTGACTTTATGGTTTATAAAGTGCCAAATGAATTCAAAATTGAATCAGATTCAACTACTGAAATCTTTGGTAACGATGGAGTCACTAAAGTTGCTGAGTTAACGACAAATAAGTCTGCAAATACAGCGACTGTGACGGTAAGTAACGAAGATTATTTTGCTAACTTACCTGAAGAGAAACAAATTTCGGCCTTATTTACTGTTGTATGGGCTGATAATGTTGAACTCAATAAATCGTATCCAATCAACATTCCTGGAGCAGGAGTATACAATTTGACTCGTATTGTTCCAGATGAGGATTCAACAGGATTTACTAAATGGGGAGTTCAAGATACAAACGATCCAAATTATATTAATTGGTATATTCGCGTAAACAAATATGCTAATCCTTATGAAGGTGTTTCGATTCAAGATACAATCCCTGAAGGGCAAGTATTAGCTAGTGAGATTACAGGTTACTACTTTACTGAATGGGGTAAGGATGAGCATCATCCTCTTTTGAATCCAAGTCACATTGTTGTTCAAGATTCAAATCGCTTCACTATTACTCCAAATGGTAATGGTGATCTAACCAACCAAGGTTTGTATGTAGTTTATAAGACTCGTATCACCGCACCAGTTGATAATACAACAAAGAAAGCTTTCAATAACGTTAAAATTACGACTTCGACTGAAAACTTTGATGTAGAAGGTTTTGCACCATTAACCACAACTGAAGGTATTAGTTCTGGTTCACGTTCTACAGAAGTTTCATTTGAGGTTTCTAAGCAGTTAAAAGGAAAAGACTTAGCTGCTGAAGAATTTAGCTTCCAACTACTTGATCCAAACGGATCAGTTGTTGAAACTGTTAAGAATGATAAAGATGGTAAAGTGAAATTTAAAGCCGTTAAATTCTCTACAGTGGGTACTTATCAGTATCAGATCAAAGAAGTTAATGATCAAAAACCAGGTTTTGCTTACGATGATAAGACTATTAACGCAGAAGTTACTGTAACAGATGTTTATGGTGAGAAGTTTGCAAGTGTTAAATATGACAATAAAGTTTTTGTAAATTCGTATTCTGTTAAATCTGCAACAACTTCAATTACTGCTAAAAAAGTCCTAAATGGTAAACCTCTTGAGGCAGATAAATATGAATTTGAATTGAAAGAAGGCGACAAACTTGTAGCAACAGCTAAGAATGCTGCAGACGGAACAGTTGCTTTCCCAGCGATTGAATACACTGCTACAGGAACTCACACATACACGATCACTGAAAAAGATGGTGGTGAAGCTGGTGTAACTTATGATAAAAATGCTTATACAGTAACAGTAAAAGTTGCAGACAATGGTCAGGGTCAACTTGTAGCAACAGTTACAGGTAATAATCCAACCATCACAAATACTTATGCTACTGAGACTCCAGGTTCTTCTGATAACAAACCTAAACAACCAGAAGAAAATAAAGAACTACCAAATACTGGTACATCTGAAATGACTATCTTGCTTACTGTTGTAGGAGTAGTACTTGCATTTGGTTCCATTCTCTTATTCCGTTTCAAAAAAGTTAAATAA
- a CDS encoding tetratricopeptide repeat protein → MNNSQRMLQALDEQDLTKAEHYFHKALETDSSEILYELASYLEGIGFYPQAKEIYQDIVTDFPEVNLNLASITSEDGNVEEAFAYLEEITPESDWYVSALALKADLYQLEGLTDVAREKLLEALNYSDDTLLVFGLAELDSELGNYQEAIQSYAQLDNRSIYEQTGVSTYQRIGYAYAQLGKFEAATEFLEKALELEYDDQTAFELASLYFDQEEYQKSVLYFKQIDTISPDFEGYEYGYSQALHKEHQVEEALRIAKQGLEKNPFETRLLLAASQFSYELHDPNSAEQFLLTAKEDAEDTEEIFLRLATIYMEQERYEDIIALQSQEPENLLTKWMIARSYQEIEDLDKAYELYQELSSDLKDNPEFLEQYTYLLRELGYFEEAKVQAEAYLKLIPDDVQMQELLETL, encoded by the coding sequence GTGAACAATAGTCAACGCATGCTCCAGGCTTTGGATGAACAGGATTTAACCAAAGCAGAACATTATTTTCACAAAGCCCTCGAAACAGATTCAAGTGAGATTCTCTATGAACTAGCAAGCTATCTAGAGGGAATTGGCTTTTATCCTCAAGCAAAAGAAATTTACCAAGATATCGTTACAGATTTCCCAGAAGTGAATCTGAATTTAGCAAGCATTACTAGTGAGGATGGCAATGTTGAGGAAGCCTTTGCTTACCTTGAGGAAATCACACCCGAAAGTGACTGGTACGTATCGGCTTTGGCCTTGAAGGCTGACCTCTATCAGTTGGAAGGATTGACAGATGTAGCGCGTGAAAAGTTACTGGAAGCCTTAAACTACTCAGATGATACCTTATTAGTTTTTGGTTTGGCTGAGTTGGATAGCGAGTTAGGGAATTATCAGGAAGCCATTCAGAGCTATGCTCAATTAGATAATCGCTCTATCTATGAGCAAACGGGTGTCTCAACTTATCAACGAATTGGTTACGCTTATGCCCAGTTAGGCAAGTTTGAAGCTGCAACTGAATTCTTAGAAAAAGCTTTAGAACTAGAATACGATGACCAAACTGCCTTTGAACTGGCTAGCCTTTACTTTGACCAAGAAGAGTATCAAAAATCTGTTCTTTACTTCAAGCAGATTGATACCATTTCACCTGACTTTGAAGGATATGAATATGGTTATAGTCAAGCTTTGCATAAGGAACATCAGGTGGAAGAGGCCCTTCGTATCGCTAAACAAGGTTTGGAGAAAAATCCATTTGAAACTCGTCTCTTATTAGCTGCTTCACAGTTTTCGTATGAATTGCATGATCCTAATAGTGCAGAGCAGTTTCTCCTTACTGCTAAAGAAGATGCAGAGGATACAGAAGAAATTTTCCTTCGCCTTGCAACTATTTATATGGAACAAGAACGGTACGAAGATATTATCGCTCTCCAAAGTCAAGAACCTGAAAATCTCCTGACCAAGTGGATGATTGCCCGTTCTTACCAGGAAATCGAGGATTTAGATAAGGCCTATGAGCTCTATCAGGAACTATCGTCTGACCTTAAGGATAATCCTGAGTTTCTGGAGCAGTATACTTATCTTTTGCGTGAATTGGGGTATTTTGAAGAAGCCAAAGTGCAAGCTGAAGCTTATTTAAAACTCATTCCAGATGATGTTCAGATGCAAGAACTCTTAGAAACACTTTAA